A region of Roseobacter litoralis Och 149 DNA encodes the following proteins:
- a CDS encoding aromatic ring-hydroxylating dioxygenase subunit alpha: MFLKNAWYVAAWDHEITRELQQITVLGEKICVFRSEAGELVGLEDACPHRKLPLSKGRIKGDTVECGYHGLTFNCVGQCVWAPGSGGIPSNAKVHAYPLQEKYGLVWIWMGNPALADPADIFEIENYDNPAWGINRGAAMELDCNYLLMCDNLLDPTHVAWVHQSSFAAAATKDTPLRITKTDEGVIVHRWMMDHEPAPFYKKVVEFEGNCDRLQHYEVRYPSHALIKAVFTPAGTGGPDGPLHENTFIMDSYNFMTPTDEGRTRYYWFQLRNIRPDDEALSKMMSEDVQHAFEEDRAVLNEVQKGMANKTSPHIDLPIDGGQLRFRRQLQAMINEEQQVDRQMAE, translated from the coding sequence ATGTTTTTGAAAAATGCTTGGTATGTCGCCGCGTGGGATCATGAGATCACGCGCGAATTGCAACAGATTACGGTGCTTGGTGAAAAAATCTGCGTTTTCCGTTCTGAAGCGGGGGAATTGGTCGGGCTAGAAGACGCCTGCCCGCACCGCAAGCTGCCTTTGTCCAAAGGGCGCATCAAAGGGGACACGGTTGAATGCGGCTATCACGGCCTGACCTTCAATTGCGTGGGCCAATGTGTCTGGGCGCCCGGCTCTGGCGGCATTCCCTCCAACGCCAAGGTGCATGCTTATCCGCTGCAAGAAAAATACGGGCTGGTGTGGATCTGGATGGGCAATCCCGCGCTGGCCGATCCTGCCGACATTTTCGAGATCGAGAATTACGACAATCCGGCATGGGGCATAAACCGGGGTGCGGCGATGGAGTTGGACTGCAACTATCTGCTGATGTGCGACAACCTGCTGGACCCGACCCATGTGGCATGGGTGCATCAAAGCAGCTTTGCCGCGGCAGCCACCAAGGACACGCCCCTGCGTATCACCAAGACGGACGAGGGTGTAATCGTGCATCGCTGGATGATGGATCACGAACCTGCCCCGTTCTACAAGAAGGTCGTCGAGTTCGAGGGAAATTGCGACCGTTTGCAGCACTACGAGGTCCGCTACCCGTCGCATGCGTTGATCAAGGCGGTGTTTACACCGGCTGGCACCGGTGGTCCGGATGGGCCGCTGCATGAAAATACGTTCATCATGGACAGCTATAACTTCATGACACCCACCGATGAGGGCCGCACGCGGTACTACTGGTTCCAGCTGCGCAACATCCGACCCGATGATGAGGCCCTGTCCAAGATGATGAGCGAGGATGTGCAGCACGCCTTCGAAGAAGACCGCGCCGTATTGAACGAGGTGCAAAAAGGCATGGCCAACAAGACCTCGCCGCATATCGACCTGCCCATTGATGGCGGACAGCTTCGCTTCCGCCGCCAGTTGCAGGCGATGATCAACGAAGAACAACAGGTCGATCGCCAGATGGCCGAATAG
- the hutU gene encoding urocanate hydratase: protein MTNARHNLRDVYPPTGSEITAKSWLTEAPMRMLMNNLHPDVAENPHELVVYGGIGRAARTWEDFDAIVAALKDLEETQTLLVQSGKPVGVFNTHKDAPRVLIANSNLVPHWATWEHFNELDKKGLAMYGQMTAGSWIYIGTQGIVQGTYETFMEAGRQHYDGTLKGRWILTGGLGGMGGAQPLAAVMAGACCLAVECDETRADFRLRTRYVDEKTHDLDEALAMIERWTAAGEAKSVALIGNAADVFPELVKRGVKPDMVTDQTSAHDPIHGYLPQGWSVAQWREKQESDPKAVEAAARASMKTQVAAMVDFWNQGVPTLDYGNNIRQVAQEEGLENAFAFPGFVPAYIRPLFCRGIGPFRWCALSGDPEDIYKTDAKVKELIDDPHLHNWLDMARERIAFQGLPARICWVGLGLRDKLGLAFNEMVRTGELSAPVVIGRDHLDSGSVASPNRETEAMKDGSDAVSDWPLLNAMLNVAGGATWVSLHHGGGVGMGFSQHSGMVICCDGSEDADRRIANVLWNDPATGVMRHADAGYEDALDCARENGLNLPGIVGR from the coding sequence ATGACCAACGCCCGTCATAACCTGCGCGACGTTTACCCCCCCACCGGGTCGGAAATCACGGCCAAAAGCTGGCTCACCGAGGCGCCCATGCGCATGCTCATGAACAACCTGCACCCGGATGTGGCCGAGAACCCGCATGAGTTGGTGGTTTACGGCGGCATCGGCCGTGCTGCGCGCACGTGGGAGGATTTCGACGCGATTGTCGCCGCGCTGAAGGACCTAGAGGAGACGCAAACGCTGCTGGTGCAGTCGGGCAAACCGGTGGGCGTCTTCAACACGCATAAGGATGCGCCGCGCGTGCTGATCGCCAATTCAAACCTCGTACCGCATTGGGCCACGTGGGAACATTTCAACGAGCTCGATAAAAAGGGCCTTGCGATGTATGGCCAGATGACCGCCGGGTCGTGGATTTACATCGGCACGCAGGGAATCGTGCAGGGCACCTACGAGACCTTCATGGAAGCGGGTCGCCAGCATTATGACGGCACCCTCAAAGGCCGCTGGATCCTGACTGGCGGTCTGGGCGGCATGGGTGGTGCACAACCGCTGGCGGCGGTGATGGCCGGGGCCTGCTGTCTTGCGGTGGAATGCGACGAGACCCGCGCCGATTTCCGTCTGCGCACCCGCTATGTCGATGAAAAAACCCATGATCTGGACGAAGCGCTGGCGATGATCGAGCGCTGGACCGCTGCAGGTGAGGCCAAATCCGTCGCCCTGATCGGCAATGCCGCTGATGTGTTCCCCGAATTGGTCAAGCGCGGCGTGAAGCCCGATATGGTCACCGACCAGACCTCTGCCCACGACCCCATTCACGGCTATCTGCCACAAGGCTGGAGCGTCGCGCAGTGGCGCGAAAAGCAGGAAAGCGACCCCAAGGCGGTTGAGGCAGCCGCGCGCGCCAGCATGAAAACCCAAGTCGCCGCGATGGTCGATTTCTGGAACCAAGGCGTGCCCACGCTGGATTACGGCAACAACATCCGACAGGTCGCACAAGAGGAAGGGCTGGAAAACGCCTTTGCCTTCCCCGGCTTCGTGCCCGCCTATATCCGCCCGCTGTTCTGCCGGGGCATCGGCCCGTTCCGCTGGTGCGCGCTGTCGGGCGACCCCGAGGACATCTACAAGACAGATGCCAAGGTCAAAGAGTTGATCGACGACCCGCATCTGCACAACTGGCTGGACATGGCCCGCGAACGGATTGCGTTTCAGGGCCTGCCCGCGCGCATTTGCTGGGTGGGACTGGGCCTGCGTGACAAGCTGGGTCTTGCGTTCAACGAAATGGTGCGCACTGGCGAACTGAGCGCTCCGGTCGTCATCGGACGTGATCATCTGGACAGTGGTTCTGTGGCCTCGCCCAACCGCGAAACGGAGGCGATGAAGGACGGCTCGGACGCGGTGTCGGACTGGCCGCTCTTGAATGCGATGCTGAACGTGGCAGGCGGTGCGACATGGGTGTCGCTGCACCATGGCGGCGGTGTCGGCATGGGCTTTTCGCAGCACTCGGGCATGGTCATTTGCTGTGACGGGTCCGAGGATGCAGACCGCCGCATTGCGAATGTCCTGTGGAATGACCCTGCGACAGGGGTGATGCGTCACGCCGATGCAGGCTATGAAGACGCCCTTGACTGCGCGCGCGAGAATGGCTTGAACCTGCCCGGTATCGTGGGCCGCTGA
- a CDS encoding acyl-CoA dehydrogenase family protein, translating into MTSIWHMLNDDETLFCDLLERIVADKIAPLATQTDETSNFVHAQLKVLAEAGMMGANLPEAFGGSDISAPALLRAVEIVAGGCGSTASALTAHFLASDSILIGGTEAQKAHWLPKVATGEALGAFALTEPSAGSDPAYMKTRATREGDGWHLRGSKCFISNGGVADILIVFAVTDPAARHRGISAFILPKHTPGFTAGPAEKTMGLKGGHVFSLTLDCHLPAEALLGEKGSGFRTAMKVLDNGRVEVAAQCIGMAQAALNAAKAYASDRVIGGEALSAKQGIRWMLADMALDLYGARLMALEAARQRDTGARFSEAAAMAKLKASEAADRVADAALQIHGGYGYTRDFPIERLTRDLRIMRIYEGSSEIQRNIIAGHLLAH; encoded by the coding sequence ATGACCTCCATCTGGCATATGTTGAACGACGACGAAACCCTGTTTTGCGATCTGCTTGAACGGATCGTGGCGGACAAGATCGCGCCCCTTGCAACGCAAACGGACGAGACGTCGAATTTCGTCCACGCGCAACTCAAGGTGCTGGCAGAGGCGGGTATGATGGGCGCGAACCTGCCCGAAGCCTTCGGCGGCTCGGATATTTCCGCCCCTGCCCTGCTGCGCGCCGTTGAAATCGTGGCCGGTGGATGCGGATCGACGGCCTCGGCGCTGACCGCGCATTTTCTGGCCAGCGATTCCATTCTGATCGGCGGCACCGAGGCGCAAAAAGCCCATTGGCTGCCCAAAGTGGCCACAGGCGAAGCACTGGGTGCCTTTGCCCTGACCGAGCCCTCAGCGGGCAGCGATCCGGCATATATGAAAACCCGCGCAACCCGAGAGGGGGATGGATGGCACCTGAGGGGGTCCAAATGTTTCATCTCGAACGGGGGTGTCGCGGATATCCTCATCGTCTTTGCGGTCACCGATCCGGCGGCGCGGCATCGCGGGATATCCGCCTTCATCCTGCCCAAGCACACGCCCGGATTTACCGCCGGACCTGCGGAAAAAACCATGGGCCTCAAGGGCGGGCATGTGTTTTCGCTGACGCTGGATTGCCACCTGCCGGCGGAGGCCCTGCTGGGCGAGAAAGGGTCAGGTTTTCGCACCGCGATGAAAGTGCTGGACAATGGACGCGTCGAAGTTGCCGCGCAATGTATCGGCATGGCGCAAGCGGCCCTTAATGCAGCCAAAGCCTACGCCAGTGATCGCGTCATCGGCGGCGAGGCACTCAGCGCCAAACAGGGTATCCGCTGGATGCTCGCCGATATGGCGCTCGATCTATACGGCGCGCGGCTCATGGCGCTTGAGGCTGCCCGGCAGCGCGATACGGGCGCGCGTTTCAGCGAAGCGGCGGCGATGGCCAAGCTGAAGGCCAGCGAGGCTGCGGATCGTGTGGCCGACGCGGCACTGCAAATCCACGGGGGCTATGGCTATACCCGTGATTTCCCGATCGAACGACTGACCCGCGATTTGCGCATCATGCGCATCTACGAAGGGTCCTCTGAAATTCAACGCAATATCATCGCCGGCCACCTGCTGGCGCACTGA